A genomic region of Oryza glaberrima chromosome 1, OglaRS2, whole genome shotgun sequence contains the following coding sequences:
- the LOC127768012 gene encoding aspartyl protease AED3-like, with product MSLLALPLLAFLSIFLTPTTAVSSSTLQLARSHSVTPNAGAPLSAWAASVAAQSAADTARIVSMLTSGAGPLTTRAKPKPKNRANPPVPIAPGRQILSIPNYIARAGLGTPAQTLLVAIDPSNDAAWVPCSACAGCAASSPSFSPTQSSTYRTVPCGSPQCAQVPSPSCPAGVGSSCGFNLTYAASTFQAVLGQDSLALENNVVVSYTFGCLRVVSGNSVPPQGLIGFGRGPLSFLSQTKDTYGSVFSYCLPNYRSSNFSGTLKLGPIGQPKRIKTTPLLYNPHRPSLYYVNMIGIRVGSNVVQVPQSALAFNPVTGSGTIIDAGTMFTRLAAPVYAAVRDAFRGRVRTPVAPPLGGFDTCYNVTVSVPTVTFMFAGAVAVTLPEENVMIHSSSGGVACLAMAAGPSDGVNAALNVLASMQQQNQRVLFDVANGRVGFSRELCTA from the coding sequence ATGTCACTCCTTGCATTACCACTCCTAGCCTTCTTGTCCATATTCTTGACTCCTACAACTGCAGTGAGCAGCTCAACGCTGCAGCTGGCACGTTCTCACTCGGTGACGCCCAATGCCGGGGCGCCGCTCAGCGCGTGGGCCGCGTCCGTAGCCgcccagtcggcggcggacacgGCGCGCATCGTCAGCATGCTCACGTCGGGGGCGGGGCCTCTGACAACCAGAGCCAAGCCCAAACCCAAGAACAGGGCAAACCCACCCGTGCCGATCGCGCCGGGGCGTCAGATCCTCAGCATCCCGAACTACATCGCCCGCGCGGGCCTCGGCACGCCGGCGCAGACGCTCCTCGTGGCCATCGACCCCAGCAACGACGCGGCGTGGGTGCCATGCAGCGCCTGCGCGGgctgcgccgcctcgtcgccgtccttCTCCCCGACGCAGTCGTCCACGTACCGCACCGTGCCCTGCGGCTCGCCGCAGTGCGCGCAGGTGCCCAGCCCGTCCTGCCCCGCGGGCGTCGGCTCCTCCTGCGGGTTCAACCTCACCTACGCGGCGTCCACGTTCCAGGCCGTGCTCGGGCAGGACTCGCTGGCCCTCGAGAACAACGTCGTCGTGTCGTACACCTTCGGGTGCCTCCGTGTCGTCAGCGGCAACTCCGTGCCGCCGCAGGGGCTCATCGGCTTCGGCCGCGGGCCGCTCTCCTTCTTGTCGCAGACCAAGGACACGTACGGCTCCGTGTTCTCCTACTGCCTCCCGAACTACAGGTCGTCTAACTTCTCCGGCACACTAAAGCTCGGCCCCATCGGGCAACCCAAGAGGATCAAGACGACGCCGTTGCTCTACAACCCTCATCGCCCTTCACTCTACTACGTCAACATGATCGGGATCCGCGTCGGCAGCAACGTCGTGCAAGTCCCGCAATCCGCGCTCGCGTTCAACCCGGTCACGGGCAGCGGCACCATCATCGACGCCGGGACAATGTTCACGCGGCTTGCCGCCCCGGTGTACGCCGCCGTGCGCGACGCGTTCCGGGGCAGGGTGCGCACGCCGGTGGCCCCGCCGCTGGGCGGGTTCGACACGTGCTACAACGTGACCGTCTCGGTGCCTACCGTCACGTTCATGTTCGCCGGGGCGGTCGCCGTGACGCTGCCGGAGGAGAACGTGATGATCCACAGCTCGTCGGGCGGCGTCGCGTGCCTGGCGATGGCCGCGGGGCCCTCGGACGGCGTGAACGCGGCGCTCAATGTGCTGGCCAGCATGCAGCAGCAGAACCAACGCGTGCTGTTCGACGTCGCCAACGGCCGCGTCGGCTTCTCCCGTGAGCTTTGCACGGCCTGA